Proteins co-encoded in one Prevotella sp. E13-27 genomic window:
- the dprA gene encoding DNA-processing protein DprA yields MNFTEHLYSIALTHLAGLNLQMAPQLVHALGSAQAVYEHRNNICDALPDFSPKLANNLKEWSEALRKAEEEMAFTERHHIKVLTINDNDYPQRLVNCPDAPLVLYFLGSTDLNPVHTISIIGTRRSTSYGHDIIRHLISDLRQMGVMPLVISGLAYGIDVCAHRESLANGFDTVGVLAHGLDDLYPPKHRDTAKEMIQHGGLLTEYMSHTRVDKINFVRRNRIVAGMSDATILVESAAHGGGLITCSIAQDYNRAVFAFPGAVGAQHSEGCNKLIRNNGAELITSAADLIESMGWQNDMQLQQAQAKGIERQLFPDLSEEELSIVNVLKDIGDVQLNILSVKTNIPIGQLSATLFQMEMKGIVRPLAGGSYHLLS; encoded by the coding sequence ATGAATTTCACAGAACACCTATACTCCATTGCACTGACCCACCTCGCAGGTCTTAACCTGCAGATGGCCCCACAGTTGGTGCACGCCTTAGGTAGCGCACAGGCCGTTTATGAACACCGTAACAACATCTGTGATGCCTTACCCGACTTCTCCCCAAAATTGGCGAACAACCTTAAAGAATGGAGCGAAGCCTTGCGGAAAGCAGAGGAAGAGATGGCTTTCACAGAACGCCACCACATAAAAGTGCTTACTATCAATGACAATGACTACCCTCAGCGCCTTGTCAATTGTCCCGACGCTCCTCTTGTGCTTTATTTCCTTGGCTCAACCGACCTTAATCCCGTCCACACGATAAGCATCATTGGCACACGCCGCTCAACGAGCTATGGCCATGACATCATACGACATCTCATTAGCGACCTGCGACAGATGGGAGTGATGCCGTTAGTGATAAGTGGACTTGCCTACGGCATTGACGTATGCGCTCATCGTGAGTCGCTTGCCAATGGATTCGACACAGTCGGCGTGCTTGCGCATGGTCTTGACGACCTATATCCGCCAAAACACCGAGACACAGCAAAAGAAATGATACAGCACGGTGGGCTCCTTACCGAATATATGTCGCACACACGTGTTGACAAGATAAACTTCGTAAGACGAAACCGCATAGTAGCAGGCATGTCAGACGCCACAATTCTTGTGGAGAGTGCTGCCCATGGCGGTGGACTTATAACATGCAGCATAGCACAGGACTACAACCGCGCAGTGTTTGCATTTCCTGGTGCTGTAGGCGCACAACACAGCGAAGGATGCAACAAACTTATACGCAACAATGGTGCCGAACTAATAACATCGGCTGCCGACCTTATAGAGTCAATGGGATGGCAGAATGACATGCAGTTGCAACAGGCACAAGCGAAAGGTATAGAAAGACAGCTCTTCCCAGACCTGTCTGAAGAAGAGCTGTCTATAGTAAATGTCCTCAAAGATATTGGCGACGTTCAATTGAACATTCTGTCTGTAAAGACAAACATACCCATCGGTCAACTGTCAGCGACGCTTTTCCAAATGGAGATGAAAGGCATTGTTCGCCCTCTTGCAGGCGGCAGCTATCACCTCCTATCCTAA
- a CDS encoding acyl-CoA thioesterase, whose amino-acid sequence MQNYIFETKMEVRDYECDIEGIVNNAQYVHYLEHTRHLFLKECGLSFAEMHDKGVDAVVARMQLQYKVPLRPDDEFYSRLNLTKEGIRYVFHQDLYRASDEQLCFKGKVELVCLINGRLGNSEEYDKAFERFIK is encoded by the coding sequence ATGCAGAACTATATTTTCGAAACAAAGATGGAGGTGCGCGACTATGAGTGCGACATCGAAGGAATAGTCAACAATGCTCAGTACGTTCACTATCTGGAGCACACTCGCCACCTCTTCCTGAAAGAATGCGGACTGAGCTTCGCCGAGATGCACGACAAAGGCGTGGATGCCGTTGTGGCACGCATGCAGCTGCAATACAAGGTTCCTCTGCGTCCCGACGACGAGTTCTATTCACGTCTCAACCTCACAAAAGAAGGCATCAGATACGTTTTCCATCAGGACCTTTACCGCGCAAGTGACGAGCAGCTTTGTTTCAAAGGAAAGGTAGAGCTGGTATGTCTTATAAATGGTCGCCTCGGCAACAGTGAGGAATACGACAAAGCTTTTGAAAGGTTCATAAAATAG
- the ruvB gene encoding Holliday junction branch migration DNA helicase RuvB, which yields MDDNFDIREERYAHQGSNEKDFENALRPLNFSDFSGQQKVVENLEVFVEAAKYRGEPLDHTLLHGPPGLGKTTLSNIIANELGVGFKITSGPVLDKPGDLAGILTSLEPRDVLFIDEIHRLSPVVEEYLYSAMEDYRIDIMIDKGPSARSIQIDLNPFTLVGATTRSGLLTAPLRARFGINMHLEYYDPKTLAKIVERSAGLLGVPITEDAALEIAGRSRGTPRIANALLRRVRDFAQVKGTGGIDVKITRIALTALNIDKFGLDEIDNKILLTIIDKFRGGPVGISTIATAIGEDAGTVEEVYEPFLIMEGFIKRTSRGRMATELAYKHFGRNPYSGNIMEPNLFDN from the coding sequence ATGGACGATAACTTCGACATAAGGGAAGAGCGCTATGCCCACCAAGGCAGCAACGAGAAAGACTTCGAGAATGCCCTGCGCCCACTAAACTTCAGCGACTTCAGTGGTCAGCAGAAGGTGGTAGAGAATCTCGAGGTGTTTGTTGAGGCAGCCAAATATCGCGGCGAACCGCTTGACCACACCCTGCTCCACGGTCCTCCAGGACTGGGAAAGACCACTCTTTCAAACATCATTGCCAATGAGCTTGGCGTGGGATTTAAGATTACCAGCGGCCCCGTGCTTGACAAACCTGGCGACCTCGCAGGAATACTCACCTCGCTTGAGCCGCGCGACGTTCTCTTCATTGACGAGATACACCGTCTGTCGCCCGTGGTAGAGGAATATCTCTATTCTGCCATGGAAGACTACCGCATAGACATAATGATAGACAAAGGTCCATCGGCCCGTTCCATACAGATAGACCTCAATCCGTTCACACTCGTTGGTGCCACCACACGAAGCGGACTGCTTACCGCACCGCTACGTGCACGCTTCGGCATAAACATGCACTTGGAGTACTACGATCCAAAGACGCTGGCAAAGATTGTGGAGCGTTCCGCAGGTCTTCTTGGCGTGCCCATCACCGAAGACGCTGCGCTCGAGATTGCCGGACGTTCACGTGGCACGCCACGTATTGCCAACGCACTGCTGCGCCGTGTGCGAGACTTTGCTCAGGTGAAAGGCACTGGCGGCATAGATGTTAAGATTACAAGGATTGCGCTGACAGCCCTGAATATCGACAAGTTCGGTCTCGACGAGATAGACAACAAGATTCTGCTCACCATCATCGACAAGTTCCGCGGCGGTCCTGTGGGCATCTCCACTATTGCCACTGCTATTGGCGAAGATGCCGGTACAGTGGAAGAGGTCTATGAGCCGTTCCTCATCATGGAAGGTTTCATAAAACGCACATCACGTGGACGCATGGCAACAGAGCTGGCATACAAGCATTTCGGCAGAAATCCTTATAGCGGAAACATCATGGAGCCGAACCTCTTCGATAATTAA
- a CDS encoding S41 family peptidase: MRNYILSAVFLLLLATTLVNAQKRNDDNLRKLNYAEMAIRSLYVDSVDETKLVEDAIRGMLEKLDPHSAYSTPKETKAMNEPLQGSFEGIGVQFNMMEDTLVVIQTITKGPSEKVGILAGDRIVGVNDTAIAGVKMSREEIMRRLRGKKGTIAHLKVVRQGIKDTLFFNVVRDKIPVKSIDAVYLVRPQVGLIRIGNFGATTYQEFVDAMTELKSKGMKDLILDLQGNGGGYLQAAADIASEFLHRGDLIVYTRGRMVDRRDYNATSTGMFTEGRVVVLVDEYTASAAEIVTGAIQDQDRGLVVGRRTFGKGLVQRPLDLPDGSMIRLTIAHYYTPSGRCIQKPYEKGNKKDYAMDVANRLKHGELTNKDSIHFSDSLRYYTLKKHRTVYGGGGIMPDHFIPLDTTRYTKFHRELAAKSVLINQNLRYMDKNRKSLLKQYKDFALFKRDFEIPQSYIDTVLKEGEKQNIKPKDAEELAKTLPELKLQMKALIARDLWDMTEYYSIVNDESELVKKALELLE, translated from the coding sequence ATGAGAAATTATATACTGTCAGCGGTATTCTTGTTGCTTCTGGCGACAACCCTTGTTAATGCGCAGAAACGTAATGATGACAACTTGCGCAAGCTGAATTATGCCGAGATGGCCATTAGGAGCCTCTATGTAGATAGTGTTGACGAAACAAAACTTGTAGAGGACGCCATCCGTGGCATGCTTGAGAAACTGGACCCTCACAGTGCCTATAGCACTCCTAAGGAGACAAAGGCGATGAACGAACCGCTCCAGGGTTCGTTTGAGGGTATCGGTGTGCAGTTCAACATGATGGAGGACACCCTTGTCGTTATACAGACCATCACCAAAGGTCCTTCAGAGAAGGTCGGAATACTTGCTGGCGACCGTATCGTGGGGGTCAATGATACTGCAATAGCTGGCGTGAAGATGTCGCGTGAAGAGATTATGCGTCGTCTGCGTGGTAAGAAGGGTACCATTGCTCATCTTAAAGTTGTGCGCCAGGGAATAAAGGACACACTGTTCTTCAATGTTGTTCGTGACAAGATACCTGTTAAGTCCATTGATGCAGTCTATTTGGTGCGCCCTCAGGTGGGACTCATCCGCATAGGCAATTTCGGCGCTACGACATATCAGGAGTTCGTTGATGCCATGACGGAACTGAAGTCAAAGGGTATGAAGGACCTTATACTGGATCTTCAGGGCAATGGCGGTGGCTATCTCCAGGCTGCAGCTGACATTGCATCGGAATTTCTGCATCGTGGAGACCTTATTGTATATACGCGCGGGCGCATGGTGGACCGCCGTGACTATAATGCCACATCTACTGGTATGTTTACTGAGGGACGTGTGGTAGTCTTGGTAGATGAATATACGGCTTCTGCGGCTGAGATTGTCACAGGTGCTATTCAGGATCAAGACCGAGGCCTAGTCGTCGGTCGTCGCACTTTCGGCAAGGGACTCGTGCAGCGTCCTCTTGACCTTCCTGACGGTTCGATGATTCGTCTTACTATAGCTCATTACTACACGCCGTCGGGCCGATGCATACAGAAACCCTATGAGAAAGGTAATAAGAAGGACTATGCCATGGATGTGGCAAACCGCTTGAAGCATGGAGAGCTTACTAACAAGGACTCCATACATTTCTCAGACTCTCTGCGTTATTATACTCTGAAGAAACATCGTACGGTATATGGTGGCGGTGGTATCATGCCCGACCATTTCATACCTCTCGACACAACTCGCTATACAAAGTTCCATCGTGAGTTGGCAGCAAAGAGTGTCCTTATCAATCAGAACTTGCGCTATATGGACAAAAACCGCAAGAGTCTGTTAAAGCAGTACAAGGACTTCGCGCTGTTCAAGAGAGATTTCGAGATACCGCAGTCATATATTGATACTGTCTTGAAAGAGGGTGAGAAGCAGAATATCAAGCCGAAGGATGCTGAAGAGCTCGCAAAGACTCTTCCTGAGCTAAAGCTACAGATGAAGGCGCTTATTGCCCGTGATCTTTGGGACATGACTGAATACTACAGCATCGTTAATGATGAAAGTGAGTTGGTGAAGAAGGCGCTCGAACTTCTGGAATAG
- the rfbC gene encoding dTDP-4-dehydrorhamnose 3,5-epimerase: protein MEVIKTKIDGVYIIEPRIFEDARGYFFESFSQREFDEKIGHVEFVQDNESKSSYGVMRGLHFQRPPFTQSKLVRCVKGAVLDVAVDIRKGSPTYGEHVAVELTEDNHRQFFIPKGFAHGFAVLSDIAVFQYKCDEFYHPEADGGISILDDSLGIDWRIPVEKAILSEKDTKHALLKDFDSPFDYRF from the coding sequence ATGGAAGTAATAAAGACAAAAATCGATGGAGTGTATATCATCGAACCGCGTATTTTTGAAGATGCAAGAGGATATTTCTTCGAGTCGTTCTCACAGCGTGAGTTTGATGAGAAGATAGGTCATGTGGAGTTCGTACAGGACAATGAGAGTAAGTCGAGCTATGGCGTGATGAGAGGCCTGCATTTTCAGCGTCCGCCATTCACACAGAGTAAGCTCGTGAGATGTGTGAAAGGTGCTGTGCTCGATGTTGCCGTTGATATACGCAAAGGTAGTCCCACCTATGGTGAGCATGTTGCTGTAGAGCTGACCGAAGATAATCATCGACAGTTCTTCATCCCTAAGGGTTTTGCCCATGGCTTCGCCGTCCTTAGCGATATAGCTGTGTTCCAGTATAAGTGTGATGAGTTCTATCATCCTGAGGCTGACGGAGGAATAAGCATCCTTGATGATTCTCTCGGCATTGACTGGCGCATACCTGTTGAGAAAGCTATTCTTTCAGAAAAAGACACTAAGCATGCCCTCCTGAAAGATTTCGATAGTCCTTTTGACTATAGATTCTGA
- a CDS encoding AAA family ATPase — translation MNVNEKFIISINRELGSGGRSVGEQLAARLGVPFYSKAVIQGLQKKYNLTAEEIERRKGQDHSWWAELKRTMALGLAMAQQQYKYQMVNDDADSLTTDYMFKTEVEILQGIAESESCVVAGRSSFYVFRDHPNHLNILIQAPMEQRIARLMEKKGIGREEAQKLIDDVDRMRESYVRKYTGTSRYDTRNYDLVISMADHTIEDAVELIMKYIER, via the coding sequence ATGAATGTAAACGAGAAATTCATCATCAGTATTAACCGCGAATTGGGAAGTGGTGGACGCAGTGTCGGTGAGCAGTTGGCTGCCAGACTGGGCGTACCGTTCTATAGCAAGGCTGTCATTCAAGGCCTGCAGAAAAAGTATAATCTGACGGCGGAAGAGATAGAGCGTCGTAAAGGTCAGGATCATAGTTGGTGGGCTGAACTGAAGCGCACAATGGCGCTGGGCCTTGCCATGGCACAACAGCAGTACAAGTACCAGATGGTGAACGACGATGCCGATAGCCTTACCACAGACTATATGTTCAAGACCGAGGTGGAGATTCTGCAGGGTATTGCCGAAAGTGAGTCGTGTGTGGTGGCAGGCCGTAGCAGCTTCTATGTGTTCCGTGATCATCCGAACCATTTGAATATCCTCATTCAGGCACCGATGGAACAGCGCATTGCCCGTCTTATGGAGAAGAAAGGCATTGGTCGCGAGGAAGCACAGAAGCTTATTGATGATGTGGACCGTATGCGCGAGAGTTATGTCCGTAAATACACAGGTACGTCGCGCTACGACACACGCAACTATGACCTGGTCATCTCTATGGCTGATCATACCATCGAGGATGCAGTAGAACTTATCATGAAATATATTGAACGCTAA
- a CDS encoding M16 family metallopeptidase, whose translation MNYNIHTCRNGLRLIHLPSSANVIFCGFAVKAGARHEQKGEEGLAHFCEHMAFKGTQRRTAVQIINAIEGVGGELNAFTNKEDTVYYAAITRDHFRQAVDVLTDIVFFSQYPQHEVEKEREVVCDEIESYEDTPSELIFDEFDNILFDGHSLGHNILGSSERVRQYTGDDARRFTRRYYRPDNCIFFSSGDIDFKRLVSWMEDVNVENANTQPVGQQTADGSIESAKDQKLLLSTISPSPIIRQRNTHQAHVMIGTRAFAATDHRRWALFLLNNMLGGPGMNSRLNLSLRERNGLVYTVESNTANYSDTGLWSVYFGCDPHDVKRCCQLVRRELDKLINSQLSQSQLKKAKQQLHGQLAIAADNREQFALDFARNFLHHGTERNLEEILKHVDAITAEELQQVASQLFSPSQMITLVYQ comes from the coding sequence ATGAACTACAATATACATACCTGCCGTAATGGCTTACGACTCATACATCTCCCCTCATCAGCAAACGTTATCTTCTGCGGTTTTGCCGTCAAGGCCGGCGCACGTCATGAGCAAAAAGGCGAGGAGGGACTGGCTCATTTCTGTGAGCACATGGCATTCAAAGGCACTCAGCGGCGTACTGCCGTTCAGATAATCAATGCCATCGAGGGCGTGGGCGGTGAGCTTAATGCCTTCACCAATAAAGAAGACACCGTCTATTATGCTGCCATAACACGTGACCATTTCCGTCAGGCTGTCGATGTGCTCACTGACATAGTGTTCTTCAGCCAGTATCCTCAACATGAGGTGGAGAAAGAGCGTGAAGTGGTGTGCGACGAGATAGAGAGCTATGAGGACACGCCGTCAGAGCTTATCTTCGATGAATTCGACAATATTCTCTTCGATGGTCATTCCTTAGGCCATAATATCTTAGGTAGTTCGGAGCGCGTGCGCCAGTATACAGGCGATGATGCACGTCGTTTCACAAGGCGATATTATCGTCCAGATAACTGTATCTTCTTCTCCAGTGGAGATATAGATTTCAAGAGGCTGGTGTCATGGATGGAAGATGTTAATGTTGAGAACGCTAATACCCAGCCAGTAGGACAACAGACTGCTGATGGCTCCATTGAGTCAGCTAAGGATCAAAAATTATTATTGAGCACCATCTCTCCTTCCCCCATCATTCGCCAGCGTAACACTCATCAGGCACATGTTATGATTGGTACGCGAGCCTTCGCCGCTACCGACCATCGTCGTTGGGCACTTTTCCTGCTGAATAACATGCTTGGCGGACCTGGCATGAACTCGCGCTTGAACCTGTCGTTACGCGAGCGCAACGGACTTGTATATACCGTAGAGAGTAATACTGCGAATTACAGCGATACAGGTTTGTGGTCAGTCTATTTTGGTTGTGACCCACATGACGTGAAACGTTGCTGCCAGCTGGTAAGACGCGAGCTTGATAAGCTCATAAACAGTCAGCTTAGCCAAAGTCAACTGAAAAAAGCAAAGCAGCAATTGCATGGACAGCTTGCCATCGCCGCAGACAACCGTGAGCAGTTTGCCCTTGACTTTGCAAGGAACTTCCTGCATCATGGCACAGAGCGCAATCTTGAAGAGATTCTTAAACATGTAGATGCTATTACAGCAGAAGAGCTGCAACAAGTCGCGTCACAGCTCTTCAGTCCGTCTCAGATGATTACTCTTGTCTATCAGTAG
- a CDS encoding bifunctional hydroxymethylpyrimidine kinase/phosphomethylpyrimidine kinase yields MKQILLINDVVGYSHVGMVAMLPILTYLGHPTYNLPTALVSNTLDYGRFNVLETTEYMRGTIPVWKQLGFHFDAICTGLMFSEDQARLVASYCTEQHQQGTTIFVDPIMGDAGRLYNGMTEHQVQLMREMLSVADLTFPNYTEACYLTDIPYREEGMTWQEACDMLDRLVALGAKSAIITSARVDGHNCVVGRRSNEPLAGFTQHLDDGQYFRIDYEEIPVLFHGTGDIFSAVLIGHLMKGEPLRESTQTAMRVVSQLIDRNRDLPDKCRGIPIEQCLDLL; encoded by the coding sequence ATGAAACAGATACTGCTCATAAACGATGTCGTGGGCTACAGCCATGTAGGAATGGTTGCCATGCTGCCCATTCTGACCTACCTTGGTCATCCCACCTACAACCTGCCCACGGCTCTCGTATCAAACACCCTTGACTATGGCCGTTTCAATGTTTTGGAAACGACTGAGTACATGCGCGGCACCATCCCAGTATGGAAACAGCTGGGCTTTCATTTCGATGCAATCTGCACAGGACTGATGTTCAGTGAGGACCAGGCGCGTCTGGTAGCATCTTACTGTACCGAACAGCATCAGCAGGGTACAACAATCTTCGTTGACCCTATCATGGGTGATGCAGGCCGACTATACAACGGCATGACCGAACATCAGGTACAGCTAATGCGTGAGATGCTTAGCGTTGCCGACCTCACCTTTCCTAATTACACTGAAGCCTGCTATCTCACCGACATACCATACCGCGAAGAAGGCATGACTTGGCAGGAGGCATGTGACATGCTTGACCGCCTTGTAGCCCTTGGTGCCAAGTCGGCAATCATCACCAGTGCGCGTGTAGATGGACACAACTGCGTTGTAGGACGCAGGAGCAATGAGCCGTTGGCTGGCTTCACTCAGCATCTTGACGATGGTCAGTATTTTCGTATTGACTACGAGGAGATACCTGTTCTCTTCCATGGCACTGGCGACATTTTCTCTGCAGTGCTCATTGGTCATCTCATGAAAGGAGAGCCCCTGCGTGAGAGCACACAGACAGCCATGAGAGTGGTTAGTCAGCTCATAGACCGCAACCGTGACCTTCCTGACAAGTGTCGTGGCATCCCCATTGAGCAATGTCTTGACTTGTTATAA
- a CDS encoding DNA topoisomerase IV subunit B codes for MSEEIITNNENLQQQTVEYTDDNIRHLSDMEHVRTRPGMYIGRLGDGSLPEDGIYVLLKEVIDNSIDEFKMHAGDRLEISVDEQLRVSVRDYGRGIPQGKLIEAVSVLNTGGKYDSKAFKKSVGLNGVGVKAVNALSSHFEVASYRDGKVRRATFERGILLTDKTEDTQDENGTYIYFEPDSTLFLHYHFHDDIVENMLRNYTYLNTGLAIMYNGRRILSRHGLEDLLKDRMSADALYPIIHLKGEDIEIAFTHANQYGEEYYSFVNGQHTTQGGTHQSAFKEHIAKTIKEFFQKNFEYGDIRTGIVAAIALNVEEPMFESQTKIKLGSLTMAPVPTQVDANHPAPPSINKYVGDFIKQEVDNYLHKNPDVAEVMMQKIQESEKERKAMAGVTKLARERAKKANLHNRKLRDCRIHYSDVKDNRKEESSIFITEGDSASGSITKSRDVNTQAVFSLRGKPLNSFGLTKKVVYENEEFNLLQAALDIEEGLDTLRYNKVIVATDADVDGMHIRLLIITFFLQFFPELIRKGHVYVLQTPLFRVRNRRTKIKNKDVIADADSKARDGKKSDFITRYCYNEEERLAAISDLGPDPEITRFKGLGEISPEEFAGFIGEDMRLEQVTLHKTDQVQKLLEYYMGKNTMERQNFIIDNLVIEEDRPEEDVYE; via the coding sequence ATGTCAGAAGAGATTATCACCAACAACGAGAACCTGCAACAGCAGACAGTAGAATATACCGATGACAATATCCGTCACCTCTCCGACATGGAGCACGTGCGTACACGTCCAGGCATGTATATCGGACGTCTGGGTGACGGTTCGCTTCCAGAAGACGGTATCTATGTTCTGCTTAAAGAAGTGATAGACAACTCTATTGACGAGTTCAAGATGCATGCTGGTGACCGTTTGGAGATTTCTGTCGATGAGCAGTTACGTGTCAGTGTGCGCGACTATGGACGTGGTATCCCGCAAGGAAAACTTATCGAAGCAGTATCTGTGTTGAATACTGGTGGTAAGTATGACTCGAAGGCGTTCAAGAAATCTGTAGGTCTTAATGGCGTGGGTGTGAAAGCCGTAAACGCTCTTAGCTCGCACTTCGAGGTGGCATCGTATCGCGACGGTAAAGTGCGACGCGCTACATTTGAACGTGGCATCTTGCTGACAGACAAAACAGAAGATACGCAGGACGAGAACGGAACATATATCTATTTTGAGCCTGATAGCACTCTTTTCTTGCATTATCATTTCCACGATGACATAGTGGAGAACATGCTCCGTAACTATACTTACCTTAATACAGGTCTTGCAATAATGTACAATGGCCGACGCATTTTGTCGCGCCATGGTCTCGAGGATTTGTTGAAAGACCGTATGAGCGCTGATGCTCTCTATCCGATAATCCACTTGAAAGGCGAAGACATTGAGATAGCGTTCACCCATGCCAACCAATATGGTGAGGAGTATTATTCATTTGTGAATGGTCAGCATACCACACAGGGCGGTACTCATCAGAGTGCTTTCAAGGAGCATATAGCAAAGACGATAAAGGAGTTCTTCCAGAAGAATTTTGAGTATGGCGACATCCGTACAGGCATCGTAGCAGCTATAGCACTCAATGTGGAAGAGCCGATGTTTGAGAGCCAGACGAAGATTAAGCTCGGCTCACTCACCATGGCACCAGTGCCGACACAAGTTGATGCCAATCATCCGGCACCGCCAAGCATCAATAAGTATGTTGGTGATTTCATAAAGCAGGAGGTGGACAACTACCTGCACAAGAATCCTGATGTGGCAGAGGTTATGATGCAGAAGATTCAGGAGAGTGAGAAGGAACGCAAGGCCATGGCAGGTGTGACGAAACTTGCCCGTGAGCGTGCTAAGAAAGCCAATCTGCATAACCGCAAACTGCGTGACTGTCGTATTCACTACAGCGACGTGAAAGATAACCGTAAAGAAGAGTCGTCGATATTTATTACCGAGGGTGACTCTGCAAGCGGATCTATAACAAAGAGTCGCGACGTGAATACACAGGCTGTGTTCTCTTTGCGCGGAAAACCACTCAACTCTTTTGGACTTACGAAGAAGGTGGTATATGAAAATGAGGAGTTCAACCTCCTACAGGCGGCACTCGACATTGAAGAGGGACTTGACACGTTGCGCTACAACAAGGTGATAGTAGCTACCGATGCCGATGTCGATGGAATGCATATACGACTGCTTATCATAACGTTCTTCCTGCAGTTCTTCCCTGAGCTTATCCGCAAAGGACATGTCTATGTGTTGCAGACACCATTGTTCCGAGTGCGTAACCGTCGTACGAAGATAAAGAACAAGGATGTCATTGCCGATGCCGACTCAAAGGCACGCGATGGTAAGAAGTCTGACTTCATAACACGCTATTGCTACAATGAGGAGGAACGCCTGGCGGCTATCAGCGACTTAGGACCAGACCCAGAGATAACCCGATTCAAAGGTCTTGGTGAGATTTCTCCTGAAGAGTTTGCCGGTTTCATCGGTGAGGATATGCGACTGGAGCAGGTCACACTGCACAAGACCGACCAGGTTCAGAAGCTTCTGGAATACTATATGGGAAAGAATACCATGGAACGCCAGAATTTCATTATCGATAACCTCGTTATAGAGGAAGACAGACCTGAGGAAGATGTTTATGAATAA
- the dusB gene encoding tRNA dihydrouridine synthase DusB, translating to MKIGDIDFGERPLFLAPMEDVTDIGFRRLCKRFGASMVYTEFVSAEALVRDVKTTVRKLQISDDERPVGIQIYGRDIDAMVEAAQIVEQACPNVIDLNFGCPVKKVAGKGAGAGMLQKENLPKMLEITRRVVDAVKVPVTVKTRLGWNHDQLIITTLAEQLQDCGIQALTIHGRTRSQMYTGNADWTLIGEVKRNPRIHIPIIGNGDIHSREEADAAFDRYGVDAVMIGRATFGCPWLFSKEELTFDQKLDVLLEQLRINVEMIDEQRGILHTRRHLAATPIFKGIPNFRQTRIAMLRATTVAELTAILEDTRSLLRD from the coding sequence ATGAAAATAGGCGACATTGATTTTGGCGAGCGTCCACTTTTCCTTGCACCTATGGAAGATGTCACAGACATTGGCTTCCGTAGGCTCTGCAAGCGTTTTGGTGCTTCCATGGTATATACAGAATTCGTATCGGCAGAGGCTCTGGTGCGCGACGTAAAGACGACAGTGCGTAAGCTGCAGATTAGCGACGACGAGCGTCCTGTAGGCATTCAGATCTATGGGCGTGATATTGATGCCATGGTAGAGGCAGCACAGATTGTGGAGCAGGCTTGTCCCAATGTCATTGACCTGAACTTCGGCTGTCCGGTAAAAAAAGTAGCAGGCAAAGGTGCTGGAGCTGGTATGCTACAGAAAGAGAACCTTCCAAAGATGCTTGAGATTACACGTCGTGTGGTAGATGCAGTGAAGGTTCCTGTCACCGTGAAGACTCGTCTTGGATGGAATCACGACCAACTCATCATCACAACCCTGGCTGAGCAATTGCAAGACTGTGGCATACAAGCCCTGACAATTCACGGCCGCACACGTTCACAGATGTACACTGGAAATGCAGACTGGACGCTGATAGGTGAGGTAAAGCGTAACCCGCGCATACATATTCCTATTATAGGCAATGGCGACATACACTCACGCGAAGAGGCTGATGCAGCTTTCGACCGCTATGGCGTTGACGCAGTGATGATTGGCCGTGCCACCTTCGGCTGCCCTTGGCTATTCAGTAAGGAAGAGCTGACATTCGACCAAAAGCTTGACGTTCTTCTTGAACAGCTCCGCATAAACGTTGAGATGATTGATGAGCAGCGAGGCATCCTACATACCCGCCGTCATCTGGCTGCCACACCAATCTTCAAGGGCATTCCCAACTTCCGCCAGACACGCATTGCCATGCTCCGAGCCACCACAGTAGCTGAGCTCACCGCAATATTAGAAGACACGCGTAGTCTGTTGAGAGACTGA